One genomic segment of Clostridium saccharoperbutylacetonicum N1-4(HMT) includes these proteins:
- the arr gene encoding NAD(+)--rifampin ADP-ribosyltransferase encodes MSDSYKGAPFDEGPFYHGTKADLQVGDLLTAGGNSNYKPGLKMNHIYFTANVNGAGLAATLAKGEGRERVYIIEPTGEFENDPNVTDKKFPGNLTRSYRSQEPLRIIGEETEWANLTTTERREWREKLAKNKGEIIN; translated from the coding sequence CTGTCAGATTCGTATAAGGGTGCACCTTTTGATGAAGGACCATTTTATCATGGAACAAAGGCAGATTTGCAGGTTGGTGATTTACTGACCGCGGGTGGAAATTCAAATTACAAACCTGGGCTTAAAATGAACCACATTTATTTCACTGCTAATGTCAATGGTGCAGGACTTGCAGCAACATTAGCAAAAGGAGAAGGAAGAGAACGTGTTTACATAATAGAACCAACAGGTGAATTTGAAAATGACCCAAATGTTACTGACAAAAAATTCCCTGGCAATTTAACACGCTCTTATCGCTCACAAGAACCTCTGAGAATTATTGGTGAAGAAACAGAGTGGGCGAATCTGACAACTACGGAGCGACGTGAATGGCGCGAAAAATTAGCTAAAAACAAGGGTGAAATTATTAATTGA